The Oceanispirochaeta sp. M1 genomic interval GGTTTATCCATGCATCCAATTGAACATTTATTATATTTCTCAGGCATATTGATTCACTGGGTTATTCCTTCTCATCCCATCCATGGAATCTTTCATCTGATGCATGCTGGTCTCAGTCCTGCTGCGGGGCATACAGGATTTCACAAGCTTGTTCTTAATAAGAAAGCAGAATGGAATACGGATCATTATTTCCATTATCTGCACCACAAGTATTTTACTGTGAATTTCGGTGTTGAAAGTGTCCCTCTGGATAAATGGTTCGGCAGTTATCATGATGGTTCGGATAAAGCTCATGAGGAAATGCTGAGAAAGAGAAAGAACCTCAAAGGATAAAAGAGTAATTCTCGAAGGTCTAAATATAGAAATTCAGGATTGGCCCCATATCATAACTTTATGTCCCTCTATCTTTCCTATTTTTACCGGAATGTTGTAGAGGTCCGTCAGGTTTTTATCATTGAGAATACTCTCTGAAGGTCCAGATTGAATTACAGATCCGTTTTTCAGAAGGATGGCATGGTCTGCCAGGCGAATTACCAGTTCCGGATCGTGGGATGTAAAAAAGAGGCTGATCCCCTTCTGCTTAAGTTTTTGCAATATCTGGATGATTTTTTCCCTGTTATGCAGATCAAGATGGGATGCCGGTTCGTCCAGGAGCAGCAGCTTCGGCTGTTGAGTCAGTGCTCTTGCGAGCAGGACCAGCTGCCGTTCTCCTCCGCTTAGACGGGATACTCTCCTTTTTACAAGATGAGCGATCCCAGCCTCTTCCAGAGCTTCCAGAGCGATTCTTTTATCATCCTGTCCAGGATTTCCAAGGGTCGGGAGGTAGGGACTTCGTCCCAGAAGAATATATTCCAGAACAGAATAATCGAATTGTATTATTTCATCCTGTGGAACCAGTGCCATAAACTGGCCTCTTTTTCTGGGACTCCACTGGCTGATGGGATAGTCCTGAAGCAGTATCTCACCACTCTGTGGAGTGCGCCAACCGAGAGACAGATCCATAATTGTCGTTTTTCCTGCTCCGTTGGGCCCTAATAGAGCCGATGCTATTCCTGTGGGCACCTGCATATCTAAAGAGGGGAAGAGGGGATTTTTTTTTCGATACCAGTTAAATTGGACATTCCGGAATTCCATGATATTACTCATCCCTGCCTCCTCATATATGCTTCTGTATGGGTGAAAAAACCATTAGAAGAGTAAAGATCAGTGCACCCGAAAGGGATGTCAGAATGCCAAGAGGAATCTCACCAGTACTGATTGTTCGTGCAGCATCATCGCAAATCAGGGCAAAGATGCCGCCTGTTAAAAGTGCTGTCGGAACGGACTTCGATGTATCGCTGCCGGATATTCTCCTGGCAATATGGGGGATTATCAGTCCGATCCAACCAATGATTCCGCAATATGAGACCACTGATGCAGTCGCAAGTACTGCAATCAACAGGAAAAAATTCTTCTCCAGAACCGGAGATATTCCAAGTGAATGGGCTGTTCTATCCCCCATTGAGAGAAGATTCAGCCGCCACCTCAGTATGAAAATCAGGAAAAGGGATGGTACGGTAAAGGGAATCAGGTATTTCAGTTCAGTCCATCCTATCCCGGACAGTCCCCCCATCATCCAAAATGTTATTTCCTGAAGCTGGCTTCTCGGATCTGCAAGATATTTCAAAATCCCAAGACCCGAAGAGAACATGGCCGAGATGATAATTCCGGCAAGGATCAATCGGATAATCCAGCCACCGAAACGGATCGCCCTGGCCAGGAACCATGTAAGTCCCAGGGCGGTCAAAGAGAATAGGGCTGCCGAAAGTGTGATGGCTATGGGGATCTTTATATTAAGGATTATCATCAGTGCAGCTCCGAAGGCCGCCCCCTGGGAGATTCCTAAAAAGCCCGCTTCAACAAGGGGATTGCCAAGAATTGTCTGAAATACCAGTCCTGTCAATGCAAGTGTACTTCCCAGAATCACAGCTGTTATAATACGTGGAAGTCGTAGGTTCAGAATGATATTCCAGGCTATGGGATCTGTACGAATATTATGGATATTTATAAAACCCGGTTCTGGATAACGTCCCAGCAGTAGTGAACCGACAAACAGAGCTGTCAATAAAAAAATAAGTAAAAGATTTTTTATCCAGACAGGATTTTTTTTCTCCACAATTCTATTTTATCCCTTCTATGAAAGGATAAATCTTGCTGCGGTAATCCTCCTCAGAGATGTTATAGAAATCGGCAAAGAATCTTTCTGCAACTTTATCCATATCCAAGTCTGAATAATACTCTTGATGTGAGATATAGGCCATCCATTGCAGACCTATCAGCCATCGTGGGTCCGGTTGATCCCAGCTATGAAAATCCATAGGGAAAGGGTGAATCTCCTTTTCTTTATAGGCACGCAATTCCTGCCAGTAAGGGCTCTCATCTATGATCTTCAGGACCTCTGAGATAGGACTCCTATAAGATATTAAAAAGATCTGATCAGGATCCCAGGCTGCTATCTGTTCAAATCCTACCTTTGTCCACTTTGTTCCCAGATCTGCTTCAGACCATACGGGCTCTGAGCCAGACATTTTCAGCATTCTGGTCTGGATATATGTCAAAGGGGGGACCTGAAATGCTCCGGTTCCGTCTTTCTCGGAGTAATAGAGGATGAGGTTCCTCTTCTTATTTTCCTGATCAATATTTTCAAGAGGACGGAGAACGTTCATTGTGTATTCGGTAAAGAGTCTTTGTAATTCTTCTGCTCTTTTCTGATTGCCGAATATTTGTCCAAGAATGGCAAGATCCGCCTCCCAGGCTTCGGGTGATTCCAGGTTCAGATAGATGACCGGAATCCCGACCTTCTTGAATTCCTTATCATATTTACTGAATAGAAAATCCTTCACTATAAGCAAATCCGGTGATGCTGCCATTATCTCTTCAATATTAATCGTACGGGGGAGTATGATCTTTTTATCATATTCAGGGTCAAGAATTGGAAGAAAATATCCTCTTTTCTGATTACTGTCTGACATGGCTACTACACGTTCACTTGCTTCAGGAAACAAATAGATGGCATCATTTATAAGAAAGGCGGAGGAGCCGGTTTGAATAATTCTTTGAGGAATTTCCGGCAGGACGACTGTTCTTCCAAGTGAGTCCTGAATTGTTATTGGATTCTCTCTTTTTTCTTTTATAATCGAATCAGATGTTTCCCGGGAACCGTTTCCCCATAAAAAAGACTGACTGACTAAGAGTAGTGTAAATATAAAATTAAGTGCTTTCATAAGGAATAAGATAGATCAGTCATGGCAGTATGTAAATATAAGTCAAAAATGGACAGACAACTCTTTAATCCTGATATGTATAGTAAGCTTTGCATTCGCTGTGGGGGGGGGTGAAGGTAAATAGCCTTCAGCTATCCGCTTTGAATTTATTAAATTTCCTATTGCCAGATATTGAAAGTTCATCTTATACTGAAAACGTTACCGGTAACGTTTTCAGTAATGTTCAAGGTAAATTGAGGAGTTCCTTTGGCTAATGTGACAATTAAAGATATTGCCAGACATGCAGGAGTCTCTGTATCGACAGTCTCCAGAGTTATGAATCAGAAACCTGATGTTAAATCTGAGACCCATGAACGGGTCACTCTGGCAATTGAGAAACTGGGATACAGTCCTAACAGTGTTGCAAGGGGTCTAGTTTTACAGCGATCCAATGTTATCGGCTTTATTGCCAGTGATATTACAAATCCAAACTTTCCCCAATTGGCAAGAGCCGTCGTTGCCAGAGCAAAAACCCATGGTTATTCTGTTATGATTTTTGATACTGCCCATGATAGTAAAGTAGAGAAGGAAGCCCTTCGGCTTTTGCAGAGTCGTCAGGTCGATGGAATTATTCTTAATTTTGGTGAAGCTAATACAGATGAACTTGAAAAGTTAAAGAAAGAAAACTTTCCAATTGTGCAGGTTTATCGGAAGACTCCACGCTCAGCCATATCCACCATAGCCTTAAATAATCAAGAGTCCGGATATAAGGCAACCAGATATCTATTGGATTTAGGTCATAAGAAAATTGGACATATAACCCCGGGTATAGAGACGCAATCAGGGCTTGAACGATTAACAGGCTACAGGCAGGCACTGGAAGATGCAGGTATTCTGTATAATGAACAGTTGGTAATTAACGGTGTGAATACTGCTGCTTCGGGTCAGGAGTGTATGAAACAACTTTTAGAGCTTGAAGAGTCTGTTACAGCCGTATTTGTCTCCCACGATATGATGGCAGTAGGGGCTTATGAAGCTATTTATTCCAAGGGGATGCAGATACCCGATGACATTTCAATAATCGGTCATGATAATATTCCCATTGGTAATTTTGTCAGACCCAAATTGACGACCATGGATACCCATAAAGACAAATTGGGAGAAGCTGGAATTGATCTACTCATAGAAGAGATAGAGAATTCAGCTACTTTAGGAAAAGAAAGAGTTTTTTCAGCAGATATTCTTATCAGAGAATCCTGTGGGAAGATTAGTTAGAAGATGATTTAATTTTTTTTTGAATAAAAAACTGAAAACGTTACCGGTAACGTTTTCAGGACTAGGGAGATTGATATGAATCAAGATTATAAAAATAGATCTATTGCAGCCATGGTATCACTTGGAATCGGTGATGCTTCGGGAGACTTGGGAAGAGACAATGATGTAAGGCAGAAATACGGCATAGTGACACAGCTGCTTCCTGAAGGAAAAAGTACGGATGATACAGAATTCTCTGTGTTATCTGCCAGAGCTCTTTTGGATCATAAAGAAAATTTCACTTCCCAGGGTGTTGCAGAAACATGGCGCCGACTTGTTCTGAGCGATGGTGGAGCAAGAGCGAGAGGTGGGACACCTCTTTACGGTGCACTTTGGAACCTCTCTCAGGGTATGGAACCGCCTTTATCAGGCCAGGATAATACCCTCAATATTGATGATGGTGCCGCAATGCGTGCTGTTCCCTTTTCAGTCTATTCTCTTGGAGACCCGGATGAGGCTGCCCGTTTAGCGGCAATTGATGCCTGTGTCAGTCATGATAGAGACGGTATCTGGGCTGCACAGGCTATAGCTGCGGCCGTTGCTTCCGCATTATCCGGAGCCGATGTAGATGAGGTTATTGAACAAGGACGCCGTTTTATCCCGGAAGATAGCTGGCTTGGAAGAAAAATGGATGAGGCAATGGGGATTCTCGATGAATTTGATGACCCTTTTGACCAGTATGAGGCCCTTCACACAAGACTCTGGGCTCCCCGTCATTCGGTCTCTCCTGAAGCAATTCCTCAGGTTTTTGCTCTCTTCAAAATGTGTAAAGGTGAGTTCAGGAAGGGTTTTCTCCTCTCAGCAAACTTCGGCAGGGATGCGGATACAATCTGTGCCCTGACCCTTGCTCTCTGTGGTGCCTCTCAGGGGCTGGATGTTATTCCCAAAGAATGGATAGAGCAAGTAAAACAGCCAGCTGGAGTTTGTCTCAGATTTGCTGCAGAAGAGAACCTTGTAGATCTGACTGAAAAATTGATTGATGCTGCCCTCAGTATGAAATCAGGGGAGAGTAAATCTAGATGAGAAGTGAAACCAAACGAAGATTGAAGAGGGACAGACAGCTCTATATCATGCTTCTGCCGGTTTTACTCTTCTTCTTTATCTGGCATTACATACCAATGTGGGGGGCGAGGATTGCATTTCAGGATATGCGATATATTGGTGCCAATGAATGGGTAGGATTGAAGCATTTCAAGATGCTGTTCTCATCTCCTGTCTTTTTCAGAGTGTTCATGAATACTGTAACCATCAGTACCATGAAGATCATACTGATATTTCCTCTGCCAATATTTCTAGCATTTTCCTTTAATGAACTGAGAGGATCAATATATCGAAATGCATTACAGTCTGTTATTTATATTCCTCATTTTCTATCCTGGGTCGTAATTTCCGGGATATTTATATCTCTCCTTGCATCACCTGACGGAGTAATCAATCAGATAATCACTTTATTCGGTGGAGACCCTGTCTCCTTTATGACATCAACAAGACACATTCGATGGGTCTTTGTGTTTAGTGAAGCCTGGCGGAGTATCGGATGGGATTCCATTCTTTATATTGCGGCTATAAACAGTATCTCCCAGGGCTTATACGATGCCGCTACAGTTGATGGGGCCAGTAAGTTTCAGCAGGCTATGAAAATTACACTTCCAAGCATAGCTCCGACGATTATCACTATGTTCATTCTTAATCTTGGTTTTTTCATGAATGCCGGTTTTGATCAGGTTTTCAATATGATGAATGATGCGGTCATAAATCATGTGGATATTATTGATACATATGTATACCGGGTCGGCCTGACCAAGGGGAATTTTTCTCTAGGTACTGCTGCAGGCCTGTTTAAGGGTGTAATAGGTATCATTCTTATTCTGGGAACTGACAAAATAAGCAGGAAAATCTCCGGGGAGGGGGTATGGTAAAGAAAAAATCCAGAATGAGCCCGGCTTATATTTTTATTGTCATATCATTGGCTCTGCTTGCTATTGTCATGATTTACCCTATTTACAATCAATTGGTTATATCCTTAACAGGCCCTGAATATATTGCCCAGGCGGATGGAACTTCAATCATCCCCAGGGGTATCACCCTCAGTACCTATAGATCAGTTCTGGCTATTCCCAAGGTTTACCTCGGTGTTCTCAACAGCCTGCTGATTACTTCTGTCGGATTAATGGTCAATCTTGTACTTACAAGTATGGGGGCTTATGTTCTGATTAAAAAGGATCTGCTGGGTCGGAATGTTTTTATGACCTTGATAATCATAACTATGATCTTTGAGGGCGGACTCATACCGGATTATTTTCTAATGAAAAATCTGCATCTGCTGGACAGCTATTGGTCTGTAATCCTGTATAAGGCAGTGAATCCCTATTACCTGATAATTCTGATGCGATTTTTTTCTTCCGTGCCTAAGTCCCTGTTTGAAGCTGCCAGGGTGGATGGATACAGTGAATTTAAAATTCTTTTTAAGATTGTACTCCCTATCTCTCTATCCGGAATTGCCACAATCGCCCTGTTTTATGGTGTCTTTCACTGGAATGAATACTTCAGATCCATGATCTATCTGACAAGCCAGGTTAAATGGCCTCTTCAGGTCGTTCTGAGGGAACTGATAGTTTCAATGGAAAAAGCTGCCTTTATCGGAGCCACCAATTTTTTAAAGGGATCAGGTGCAGCCAATATTGATTTCAAAGCAATCAAGGCAGCTCTGATTATCATCGCGATTTTACCGATTCTCATGTTCTATCCCTTTGTTCTCAAATACTTTGTAAAAGGCAGAACAGCCGGAGCGGTAAAGGAATAATAAAGTTGATTGAAGGATTTTTATCCTTTTTATCATAGATCGAATGCGGCCTTACCCATATTGGAAAGGCGTAGATATTATTTTTTGGAGGAATTGTATGAAAAAAAAGGTTTTAGCACTACTGACCCTTCTCACTTTGACATCGGCACTCTTTGCCGGGGGGGCGCAGGAAGAAGCTCCTGTTCAGGATGGAGTTGTTTCCATCAAAATTGTAGCCAAGGATTTTCCGGATACTGATCCGGCGAACATTGCACATCTAAGGAACATTGAAGCAGGATTTGAAGCTTATACAGGTCAGAAAATTGCCCTGGAACTCGTTCCAGTACCAGAGGGTGCCTATGGTGAGAAATTAAATCTCATGCTCTTAGCTGGTAATATTCCAGACCTGATTTACTTTCAGGGTGGAGATGAAGTTATTGCCAACCAGGGACTTCTTGTAGATCTGGGACCATATATTAAGTCCTCTGAAGTCATGCAGGATGTTTTGATGGATTTCAATAAAGATAGATTAGCCAATTATCCATATCTACTCTGGCTGGCACCTCCTCGGGCTAGAACTGCTGTAATCCGAGAAGATTGGTTTAATGAAGCCGGAGGTGAAATTCCAGTCACTGTAGATGATTATACTGAATTGTTCAGATCAATTAAAAACAATCATCCCGAAGCCTTTGTTATGACAGATACCGGAAACACAGGACGTATGGATTTTACCTTTAATCATGCATTCGGACTGAATGCTACATGGGTCAGGGAAAATGGAGCTTATGTCTATAATAAGGTTTCTGAAGGTTCCAGAAACAAACTGGCCTACTATCAGAAAATGTACGCAGAGGGAATCCTTGATCCAGAATATGTAACCACTAAGTGGGATTCCATGGAAGATAAACTGTATACGAATCAAGTAGCTATGGTTTATGGAACAGCTGGAATCGTACTTGATATTTACAATGATAAACTAATGGAAAACCAGGGAGTCGGAGTTGTTGCACTTCCTCCTGCCAAAGGGATCGGTCAGGGATATTCTGTATCCTCTGCTAAAGAGACAAGAGGCTGGGGCATTAGCACAACAAGCAAAAATCCAGATGTTGTTTTTGAACTACTTGAATTTCTCGCTACTGACGAAGGACAGACTCTGGATCGTTATGGTGTTGAGGGGACTCATTATAATGTAGTTGACGGTAAAGTTGAATTTACTGAAGAAAAAGAAAACTGGTGGCCTCATTTTCATGAAGTCATGGCTTGGGATGCTCCTACTCCCCTTCTGGGAGAGAATGGTCTGAAAGGCTGGGAATTCATCCAGAAATATTCAGTGGGTGATCCCGACTTTCCAATTCCTGAAGAACTTTCTCCCACCTGGGATGCTCTGGAAAATCTGTACAAAGAGTACAGCTACAAAATAATCAGTGGAGAATACAGCATTGATAAATTCGATGAGTTTGTCAGCCAGTGGTATGATTTAGGTGGAACCAAAGTAACTGACTATGCCAATGAAGTCATGAAGTAAAGTAATTAGATAATTTAAAACAATAAATTGAATAATCCCGGTGAGGGTTTAACTCTTCACCGGGTTTTATCAGGCCAGTCCCTGGCTCTGAAGGAAAGAGAATGATTGAAACAGAAGAATATTTACATAAAGTCTATGCAGGATTACTTGGAAAATGTATTGGTGTCCGTCTTGGTGCTCCAGTTGAACCAACAATATGGACCTACGAACGAATTGAACAATGCTATGGTGAAATTCGGGGTTATATAAAAGATTATAAGAATTTTGCTGCAGATGATGATGTTAATGGCCCTCTGTTTTTTATACGATCTCTCATTGATGAACCGGGTCCCCTTACTCCACAGAAAGTAGGAAAATCCTGGTTGAATTATACTCGGGAAGGAATCGGATTTTATTGGTGGGGCGGTTACGGCAGAAGTACGGAGCATACGGCCTATCTGAATCTGAAGTCAGGGATACAGGCCCCTGAATCAGGCAGTATTGCAGTTAATGGTGAAACCATTGCTGAACAGATAGGAGGGCAGATCTTTATAGACTCATGGGGATGGATTCATCCTGGAGATGTGAAAGAAGCTGCTCGTTGTACTGCTATCGCTGCCAGTGTCGGTCATGATCGTAATGGTATATACGGTGGTGTTTTCATTGCTTCCTGTATCTCTCAGGCTTTTCTGGGAGGAACAATAGAAACCATTATCGAGACGGCATTGAAGGAAATTCCTGAGGACTGTGAATATGCCCGCGTCGTGAAGGCTGTAAGGGATTTTTATACAGAAGCTCCAGATGACTGGCGTAGTGCCAGATTATTCCTGGAAAAGAATTTCGGATATGACCGTTATGGTGGTGTCTGTCATATTATTCCTAATGCCGGTGTGTGTGCCCTCTCTCTCTATTACGGTCAAGCCGATTTTGCAAGGACTGTAGAAATTGCCACAATGAGTGGCTGGGACACAGACTGTAATGCTGGTAATGTAGGCGCCATCCTGGGAGTTCTCAAGGGTACTGAGGGAATTCCTGATCATTACCGCAGGCCTATTAATGACTGGCATGCTGCCAGCTCAATTTCCGGAGCCCTGAATAATATTGATCTACCCACTGCAAGCCGGGAACTGGCTGTATTGGGACTTGAAAAAATGGGAAGGACTGTTCCTGATTCAATAAGAAGAGGTTGTTTCAGTGATGATATCATTCTTGACTTCTCTCTTCCGGGCTCCAGCTGTGGTCTGAGAACTTCATCGGCCTATCTCTCTCCCATCGCTCCCGGAGAAGAAATGCATCGAAGTGGTGCTGTAACAATTCTACTGGATCGTCTGGTCCGAGGAGACAGTTCATCAATCTATTATAAACCCTATTATCGTCGCAGTGATTTTGATGATGAACGCTACAGACCGAGTTTTACTCCTCTGGCAACTGAGGGACAGACTTTAAGAATAAAGGGCTTTCTGGAAACCATGAGTGGAAGCAGAATTACTTTGGCACCCTATGTCAAAGATGCTGTCAGTGGAGAAATTCAGCAGGATAGTGAAATCTTCCTGCAGGGAGACCAGGAGTTCTCTCTCCAGTGGACTCTTCCCAAATGCCCCTTTGCCATTGCTGAAGTAGGAATCCTGATCAACTCTGTAGAAGCCCCTAAGTTTCTGGGTAAGCTTATGATCACTGATTTTTCAATTACAGGGAAACGACAGTTCCAGATTGATTACAAAGATGAATATAAAGAATTCGACGGTCTCTCAAGATGTTCTGCCGTAGGTGGTGCCTGGGAGTTGGAAGATAATGCCCTTCATGTCATTACACAAAATGATTTTCAGCTCTATTCAGGAGCCTATTACACCACAGACAGCAGGGTTAAAGCTGTACTGATACCGGATCAGGGATTCAGTCACCTTCTGGCCTTTCGCTGCAGGGGTGCTGAATACGGCTATTTTTTCGGTTTGCATGAAGCCGATAAAGTATCATTGATTAAAAGAAATGGTAAAAATCAGATTCTTGAACAAGCAGATTTCACCTGGTCCCTGGGTAATAAATATGAATTGGAAGTTACAGTAGAATCATACAAGGGAAAATGCAGAATCCAGGGATTTATTTCTGGAGAGCGAATCATTGATTTCACTGATTCTGATCCTCAGCCCTATGGAATGGCGGGTCTTGCAAAATGGAAGGCAGGAAGAACTCATTTCATCAGTCTGAGTGCAGAGGAGTTCTGATTTGGAGACTAGTGCTGGTTCTACTGGAAAATCTGATGTTTTAGTGACAGTTCAGAGAATAAAGGGAGACTTGAAAATCGAACTGAAATCGACTCTGAAAAACTTATATTCTGAAAGCCAGAAACTGATAATTAAAGACACAGTGAATAAGCTGAAAGAGGATCATCTCCTTATATCTGTAGAGGATAATCAGGCTCTGGATTTTGTTCTGAAAGCCCGCCTGAAAGCAGCTGTATCGGCCTTGCAGAGAACGGAGGAATCATCATGATCTCATGGCTGTATGTGCCTGGAAATTCACCGGGAATGATGCTTAATGCAGCTCTTTATGGCGCTGATGGACTTGTTTTAGACTTGGAAGATTCTGTGGCTGCTGAGAAGAAAGAAGAGGCT includes:
- a CDS encoding ABC transporter ATP-binding protein → MSNIMEFRNVQFNWYRKKNPLFPSLDMQVPTGIASALLGPNGAGKTTIMDLSLGWRTPQSGEILLQDYPISQWSPRKRGQFMALVPQDEIIQFDYSVLEYILLGRSPYLPTLGNPGQDDKRIALEALEEAGIAHLVKRRVSRLSGGERQLVLLARALTQQPKLLLLDEPASHLDLHNREKIIQILQKLKQKGISLFFTSHDPELVIRLADHAILLKNGSVIQSGPSESILNDKNLTDLYNIPVKIGKIEGHKVMIWGQS
- a CDS encoding ADP-ribosylglycohydrolase family protein yields the protein MNQDYKNRSIAAMVSLGIGDASGDLGRDNDVRQKYGIVTQLLPEGKSTDDTEFSVLSARALLDHKENFTSQGVAETWRRLVLSDGGARARGGTPLYGALWNLSQGMEPPLSGQDNTLNIDDGAAMRAVPFSVYSLGDPDEAARLAAIDACVSHDRDGIWAAQAIAAAVASALSGADVDEVIEQGRRFIPEDSWLGRKMDEAMGILDEFDDPFDQYEALHTRLWAPRHSVSPEAIPQVFALFKMCKGEFRKGFLLSANFGRDADTICALTLALCGASQGLDVIPKEWIEQVKQPAGVCLRFAAEENLVDLTEKLIDAALSMKSGESKSR
- a CDS encoding iron ABC transporter permease — encoded protein: MEKKNPVWIKNLLLIFLLTALFVGSLLLGRYPEPGFINIHNIRTDPIAWNIILNLRLPRIITAVILGSTLALTGLVFQTILGNPLVEAGFLGISQGAAFGAALMIILNIKIPIAITLSAALFSLTALGLTWFLARAIRFGGWIIRLILAGIIISAMFSSGLGILKYLADPRSQLQEITFWMMGGLSGIGWTELKYLIPFTVPSLFLIFILRWRLNLLSMGDRTAHSLGISPVLEKNFFLLIAVLATASVVSYCGIIGWIGLIIPHIARRISGSDTSKSVPTALLTGGIFALICDDAARTISTGEIPLGILTSLSGALIFTLLMVFSPIQKHI
- a CDS encoding citrate lyase acyl carrier protein, whose translation is METSAGSTGKSDVLVTVQRIKGDLKIELKSTLKNLYSESQKLIIKDTVNKLKEDHLLISVEDNQALDFVLKARLKAAVSALQRTEESS
- a CDS encoding ADP-ribosylglycohydrolase family protein, with amino-acid sequence MIETEEYLHKVYAGLLGKCIGVRLGAPVEPTIWTYERIEQCYGEIRGYIKDYKNFAADDDVNGPLFFIRSLIDEPGPLTPQKVGKSWLNYTREGIGFYWWGGYGRSTEHTAYLNLKSGIQAPESGSIAVNGETIAEQIGGQIFIDSWGWIHPGDVKEAARCTAIAASVGHDRNGIYGGVFIASCISQAFLGGTIETIIETALKEIPEDCEYARVVKAVRDFYTEAPDDWRSARLFLEKNFGYDRYGGVCHIIPNAGVCALSLYYGQADFARTVEIATMSGWDTDCNAGNVGAILGVLKGTEGIPDHYRRPINDWHAASSISGALNNIDLPTASRELAVLGLEKMGRTVPDSIRRGCFSDDIILDFSLPGSSCGLRTSSAYLSPIAPGEEMHRSGAVTILLDRLVRGDSSSIYYKPYYRRSDFDDERYRPSFTPLATEGQTLRIKGFLETMSGSRITLAPYVKDAVSGEIQQDSEIFLQGDQEFSLQWTLPKCPFAIAEVGILINSVEAPKFLGKLMITDFSITGKRQFQIDYKDEYKEFDGLSRCSAVGGAWELEDNALHVITQNDFQLYSGAYYTTDSRVKAVLIPDQGFSHLLAFRCRGAEYGYFFGLHEADKVSLIKRNGKNQILEQADFTWSLGNKYELEVTVESYKGKCRIQGFISGERIIDFTDSDPQPYGMAGLAKWKAGRTHFISLSAEEF
- a CDS encoding extracellular solute-binding protein, with product MKKKVLALLTLLTLTSALFAGGAQEEAPVQDGVVSIKIVAKDFPDTDPANIAHLRNIEAGFEAYTGQKIALELVPVPEGAYGEKLNLMLLAGNIPDLIYFQGGDEVIANQGLLVDLGPYIKSSEVMQDVLMDFNKDRLANYPYLLWLAPPRARTAVIREDWFNEAGGEIPVTVDDYTELFRSIKNNHPEAFVMTDTGNTGRMDFTFNHAFGLNATWVRENGAYVYNKVSEGSRNKLAYYQKMYAEGILDPEYVTTKWDSMEDKLYTNQVAMVYGTAGIVLDIYNDKLMENQGVGVVALPPAKGIGQGYSVSSAKETRGWGISTTSKNPDVVFELLEFLATDEGQTLDRYGVEGTHYNVVDGKVEFTEEKENWWPHFHEVMAWDAPTPLLGENGLKGWEFIQKYSVGDPDFPIPEELSPTWDALENLYKEYSYKIISGEYSIDKFDEFVSQWYDLGGTKVTDYANEVMK
- a CDS encoding LacI family DNA-binding transcriptional regulator, which codes for MTIKDIARHAGVSVSTVSRVMNQKPDVKSETHERVTLAIEKLGYSPNSVARGLVLQRSNVIGFIASDITNPNFPQLARAVVARAKTHGYSVMIFDTAHDSKVEKEALRLLQSRQVDGIILNFGEANTDELEKLKKENFPIVQVYRKTPRSAISTIALNNQESGYKATRYLLDLGHKKIGHITPGIETQSGLERLTGYRQALEDAGILYNEQLVINGVNTAASGQECMKQLLELEESVTAVFVSHDMMAVGAYEAIYSKGMQIPDDISIIGHDNIPIGNFVRPKLTTMDTHKDKLGEAGIDLLIEEIENSATLGKERVFSADILIRESCGKIS
- a CDS encoding ABC transporter substrate-binding protein; this encodes MKALNFIFTLLLVSQSFLWGNGSRETSDSIIKEKRENPITIQDSLGRTVVLPEIPQRIIQTGSSAFLINDAIYLFPEASERVVAMSDSNQKRGYFLPILDPEYDKKIILPRTINIEEIMAASPDLLIVKDFLFSKYDKEFKKVGIPVIYLNLESPEAWEADLAILGQIFGNQKRAEELQRLFTEYTMNVLRPLENIDQENKKRNLILYYSEKDGTGAFQVPPLTYIQTRMLKMSGSEPVWSEADLGTKWTKVGFEQIAAWDPDQIFLISYRSPISEVLKIIDESPYWQELRAYKEKEIHPFPMDFHSWDQPDPRWLIGLQWMAYISHQEYYSDLDMDKVAERFFADFYNISEEDYRSKIYPFIEGIK
- a CDS encoding carbohydrate ABC transporter permease; this encodes MVKKKSRMSPAYIFIVISLALLAIVMIYPIYNQLVISLTGPEYIAQADGTSIIPRGITLSTYRSVLAIPKVYLGVLNSLLITSVGLMVNLVLTSMGAYVLIKKDLLGRNVFMTLIIITMIFEGGLIPDYFLMKNLHLLDSYWSVILYKAVNPYYLIILMRFFSSVPKSLFEAARVDGYSEFKILFKIVLPISLSGIATIALFYGVFHWNEYFRSMIYLTSQVKWPLQVVLRELIVSMEKAAFIGATNFLKGSGAANIDFKAIKAALIIIAILPILMFYPFVLKYFVKGRTAGAVKE
- a CDS encoding sugar ABC transporter permease, producing MRSETKRRLKRDRQLYIMLLPVLLFFFIWHYIPMWGARIAFQDMRYIGANEWVGLKHFKMLFSSPVFFRVFMNTVTISTMKIILIFPLPIFLAFSFNELRGSIYRNALQSVIYIPHFLSWVVISGIFISLLASPDGVINQIITLFGGDPVSFMTSTRHIRWVFVFSEAWRSIGWDSILYIAAINSISQGLYDAATVDGASKFQQAMKITLPSIAPTIITMFILNLGFFMNAGFDQVFNMMNDAVINHVDIIDTYVYRVGLTKGNFSLGTAAGLFKGVIGIILILGTDKISRKISGEGVW